In Sulfitobacter sp. LCG007, the sequence GGCGCGCCAGATGAAGGAACTGCCGTTCTACAACACCTTCTTCATGACATCGCATATCCCGGCGCTGACGCTGGCAAAGGATCTGGCCGATCTTGCCCCGGGTGATCTCAACCACGTCTTCTTCGCCGGGTCGGGATCCGAGGCGAACGACACCAACATCCGCATGGTGCGCACCTACTGGGCGCAGAAGGGAAAGCCCGCGAAGACGCATATCATCTCGCGCAAGAACGCCTATCACGGGTCGTCGCTGGGGTCGGGATCGCTTGGCGGGATGACCTACATGCACGAACAGGGCGGCATGCCCATTCCGGGAATCCACCACATCAACCAGCCCGACTGGTGGGGAGAGGGCGGAGACATGACGCCCGAGGAATTCGGGCTCGCCCGGGCACGCGAACTCGAGGAGAAGATCCTCGAACTTGGTGCCGACAACGTCGCTGCCTTCATTGGCGAGCCGGTGCAGGGCGCGGGCGGCGTGATCGTTCCGCCCTCGACCTACTGGCCGGAAATCCAGCGCATCTGCGACGAACACGACATTCTCCTGATCGCCGACGAGGTGATTTGCGGCTTCGGGCGCACCAGCAACTGGTTCGGCTCCCAGACCATGGGGATCAAGCCGGATATCATGACCATCGCGAAGGGCCTCAGCTCGGGCTACGTGCCGATCGGGGGATCGATCGTCTGCGACGAGGTGGCCGAGGTCATCGGCGCCTGCGAATTCAATCACGGATACACCTATTCCGGCCACCCGGTCGCAGCCGCGGTGGCGTCCGAGAACCTGCGCATCCTGCGCGAGGAGAAGATCGTCGACCATGTGCGCGATGTCGCGGCGCCGGCGCTGAGGGCGGCGCTGGACCGGATCGCCGAGCACCCGATGGTGGGCACGCCCAATGCCGCGGGCCTGATGGCGTCGATCCCGCTGACGCCGCACAAGGAGAGCAGGGCGAAGTTCGCGGCCGAAAAGGGGACCGTTGGATACATGTGCCGCGAGCGCTGCTTCGCCAACAATCTGGTGATGCGTCACGTTGGCGACCGCATGATCATCTCTCCGCCGCTGGTCATCACCTCCGAAGAGATCGGCGAGCTTGAGCGCCGCGCGATGAAGGCGCTGGACGAAACCTATGCCGCCCTGCGCGAACAGGATCTGCTGAGGGCCGCCTGACACCGGCCTCACGGGCCGGTGGACGAAGCGCAGTCGCCGCGCCGGTTTGGCGCGCAGCGACTGCGCCTGCCGGATTCGGCGCAAGCGAGGCTCGGCGATACGGCGGACAATGGCCGGAAATCGGGCTATGTCCCGGGATTGCGCCTTTCATACGCACAATTCTCCAGCAATCGGCTTGCAATCAGGCACCCCAATCGTGTTACCCTTCTGTAAAGAAGCGCGGAAAACCGCCGATACATACGGGGAAAAACATTTGGCCAACACCGCCAGCAATGGCGCGTTCGTGGAATTTGATCGCGTCCAGAAAAGCTATGACGGCGAAACCCTTGTCGTCAAAGATCTGAATCTCGACATGCCCAAGGGCGAGTTTCTCACGATGCTCGGGCCCTCCGGTTCGGGCAAGACGACCTGCCTGATGATGCTCGCGGGTTTCGAGACCGCGACGCACGGCGACATCAGGCTGGACGGGAAATCCATCAACAACATCCCTCCGCACAAGCGCGGGATCGGCATGGTGTTCCAGAACTACGCGCTGTTCCCGCACATGACGGTGGCCGAAAACCTGTCCTTCCCTCTGGAAGTGCGCAGGATGCCCAAGTCCGAGCGCGAGAAGAAGGTGAAGCGCGCGCTCGACATGGTTCAGATGGGCGCCTTCACCGGCAGGCGGCCTGCGCAGATGTCCGGCGGCCAGCAGCAGCGCGTCGCCCTTGCCCGGGCGCTGGTGTTCGAGCCCGAGCTGGTGCTCATGGACGAACCTCTTGGGGCGCTGGACAAGCAGTTGCGCGAAACCCTGCAGTTCGAGATCACGAACCTCGCCCACCAGCTGGGGATCACCGTGGTCTACGTGACCCACGACCAGACCGAGGCGCTGACGATGTCCGACCGGGTGGCCGTGTTCAACGACGGTCGCATCCAGCAGCTTGCCCCGCCCGACAAGCTGTACGAGGCGCCCGAAAACAGCTTCGTGGCGCAGTTCATCGGCGAGAACAACACGCTCGAAGGCGTGGTGAAGGAGATCAGCGGCGACCGGGCCCTTGTGCAGCTCGACGCGGGCGACCTGATCGACTGCAAGCCGATCAACGTCACCAAGCCGGGCGAACGCACGCGGGTGTCGATCCGGCCCGAACGGGTCGAGACCAATCCCCAGCGGTTGCGGGACGGCGCCCATACGCTCAAGGCCGAAGTGCTCGAGTTCATCTACATGGGCGACATCTTCCGGACGCGCCTGCGCGTGGCCGGGACCGACCATTTCATCGTCAAGACCCGCAACGCGCCGGATCAGGTGCGGATGCAGCCGGGCCAGCAGATCGAGATCGGCTGGATGCCCGAGGATTGCCGCGCTCTGGACGCCTGAGCG encodes:
- a CDS encoding aspartate aminotransferase family protein; translation: MTRANHLPTAELQKLDAAHHMHPFTTNDQLAEKGARVITRANGVYLTDSEGNEILDGMAGLWCVNIGYGRAEMAEVAARQMKELPFYNTFFMTSHIPALTLAKDLADLAPGDLNHVFFAGSGSEANDTNIRMVRTYWAQKGKPAKTHIISRKNAYHGSSLGSGSLGGMTYMHEQGGMPIPGIHHINQPDWWGEGGDMTPEEFGLARARELEEKILELGADNVAAFIGEPVQGAGGVIVPPSTYWPEIQRICDEHDILLIADEVICGFGRTSNWFGSQTMGIKPDIMTIAKGLSSGYVPIGGSIVCDEVAEVIGACEFNHGYTYSGHPVAAAVASENLRILREEKIVDHVRDVAAPALRAALDRIAEHPMVGTPNAAGLMASIPLTPHKESRAKFAAEKGTVGYMCRERCFANNLVMRHVGDRMIISPPLVITSEEIGELERRAMKALDETYAALREQDLLRAA
- a CDS encoding ABC transporter ATP-binding protein, which produces MANTASNGAFVEFDRVQKSYDGETLVVKDLNLDMPKGEFLTMLGPSGSGKTTCLMMLAGFETATHGDIRLDGKSINNIPPHKRGIGMVFQNYALFPHMTVAENLSFPLEVRRMPKSEREKKVKRALDMVQMGAFTGRRPAQMSGGQQQRVALARALVFEPELVLMDEPLGALDKQLRETLQFEITNLAHQLGITVVYVTHDQTEALTMSDRVAVFNDGRIQQLAPPDKLYEAPENSFVAQFIGENNTLEGVVKEISGDRALVQLDAGDLIDCKPINVTKPGERTRVSIRPERVETNPQRLRDGAHTLKAEVLEFIYMGDIFRTRLRVAGTDHFIVKTRNAPDQVRMQPGQQIEIGWMPEDCRALDA